In Canis lupus dingo isolate Sandy chromosome 12, ASM325472v2, whole genome shotgun sequence, the following proteins share a genomic window:
- the GTF3C6 gene encoding general transcription factor 3C polypeptide 6 translates to MAAAEERIPEDADEDEEEAEQLVLVELSGIIDSDFLSKCENKCKILGVDTERPILQVDNYVFAGEYEDTLGTCVIFEENVEHGDAEGSSKTVLKYKCHTMKKLSMTRTLLTEKKEGEESVGGVEWLQIKDNDFSYRPNMICSFLHENEDDDIGAPASDKSLELEEEEIQMKDNSSLGYEQEKSLNLEVDNSGPLLDDIPSSETDGYVFMETQDTTLEISPR, encoded by the exons ATGGCGGCGGCCGAGGAGCGGATCCCGGAGGACGCGGACGAGGACGAGGAGGAAGCC GAGCAGTTGGTTCTGGTGGAGCTGTCCGGAATTATTGATTCAGACTTTCtatcaaaatgtgaaaataaatgcaagattTTG GGAGTTGACACCGAGAGGCCCATTCTGCAAGTGGACAACTATGTCTTTGCTGGAGAGTATGAAG ACACTCTTGGGACCTGTgttatatttgaagaaaatgttgaACATG GTGATGCAGAAGGCAGTAGTAAAACGGTACTAAAATATAAATGCCATACAATGAAGAAGCTCAGCATGACAAGAACTCTtctgacagaaaagaaagaaggagaagaaagtgtAG GTGGTGTGGAATGGCTGCAAATCAAGGACAATGATTTCTCCTATAGACCCAACATGATATGTAGCTTTCTGCATGAAAATGAAGATGACGATATTGGAGCTCCAGCCTCAGATAAATCTTTGGAGTTGGAAGAGGAAGAGATTCAAATGAAAGATAATTCAAGCTTGGGTTATGAACAGGAGAAATCACTGAACTTGGAAGTAGACAATTCTGGTCCTCTTCTTGATGATATCCCTTCCTCTGAGACAGACGGTTATGTTTTTATGGAAACTCAAGATACTACCTTAGAAATCTCTCCTAGATGA